One Pyrus communis chromosome 4, drPyrComm1.1, whole genome shotgun sequence genomic region harbors:
- the LOC137731958 gene encoding uncharacterized protein, giving the protein MSLLNQLFNRGVFGTKCKTCLNLGISRIKLLQNKRDVQLKHMRKEIAQFLQAGQEAIARIRVEHVIREQNIWAAYEILELFCEFVLARVPIIENQRECPTELREAISSIIFAAPRCSDVPDLMQITNLFTAKYGKEFVSAVSELRPDSGVNRTIIEKLSVSAPSGEARLKVLKEIAQEYKLNWDSSDTEAEFSKKHDDLLGGSKHVSGAAAPSQAPTKRVTFSSPPSNGAHTIVPADIKQEPQYLHAPRSLIKTPSFSSEIQPSGNDDKARPVSETKGETRPQSSDILDRARAAIASAERASAAARRAAELVKSL; this is encoded by the exons CAAAACATGTTTGAATTTGGGTATTTCACGCATTAAATTGCTGCAAAACAAGAGAGATGTGCAGCTCAAACATATGCGCAAGGAGATTGCGCAGTTTTTGCAGGCTGGCCAAGAAGCAATAGCTCGAATTCGG GTGGAGCATGTTATACGAGAGCAAAACATTTGGGCTGCTTATGAGATATTGGAGCTGTTCTGTGAATTTGTACTTGCACGTGTTCCCATTATTGAAAATCAGAG GGAGTGTCCAACGGAATTACGAGAAGCTATATCGAGCATAATTTTTGCTGCCCCAAGATGCTCAGATGTTCCAGATTTAATGCAGATCACAAATTTGTTTACAGCAAAATATGGGAAGGAATTTGTATCAGCTGTGTCTGAGCTTCGTCCTGATTCTGGTGTCAATAGAACA ATAATTGAAAAGCTTTCAGTTAGTGCTCCTTCTGGAGAGGCAAGGCTTAAGGTATTGAAGGAAATTGCACAAGAGTACAAGCTGAATTGGGATTCTTCTGACACTGAAGCGGAAttcagtaaaaagcatgacgaTCTGCTG GGTGGATCGAAGCACGTAAGTGGTGCTGCTGCACCTTCTCAAGCTCCCACAAAACGAGTAACTTTTAGTTCCCCACCTTCTAATGGGGCACATACTATTGTGCCTGCAGATATTAAACAAGAACCTCAATACCTCCATGCTCCAAGATCTTTAATCAAGACACCATCGTTCAGTAGTGAGATTCAACCATCAGGGAATGATGATAAAGCAAGACCAGTTAGTGAAACCAAAGGGGAGACAAGACCACAATCATCTGATATCTTGGACAGAGCTCGAGCTGCCATTGCCTCTGCTGAGCGTGCATCTGCTGCTGCCCGTCGGGCTGCAGAGCTGGTTAAGTCCTTATAG
- the LOC137731272 gene encoding zinc finger protein JAGGED-like: protein MDKTGRELAGWRPDEGNPLDLNNLPEDHYGRDGQQYADVSSSVAGSYRKKKNGAKDGNDESGKVYECRFCSLKFCKSQALGGHMNRHRQERETEQLNQARQLVFNNDNLAAPPPHLGCCHPIPPGGYHHPAATGNNIGGADPTLPLRFPPRMFSASSSNTLIPPPLPPQGGVQVQPPQPYLYPSPSRSRPFPTSSHYPHHQVNDYYVGHVLINNTTRTPSYGHPNVNYGVAPAESTNYTCIGAPVGAGGGGGGGGGGGGGGGGRDGSLHVNQEEALNWSRSYAGTPPSINRFQHGS, encoded by the exons ATGGATAAAACAGGGAGGGAGCTAGCTGGCTG GCGACCTGATGAAGGAAACCCACTAGACCTCAACAACTTGCCTGAGGATCATTACGGCAGAGATGGCCAACAATATGCCGACGTCAGCTCCTCCG TTGCAGGCAGctacagaaaaaagaaaaacggcGCAAAAGATGGAAATGACGAGAGTGGGAAGGTCTACGAGTGTAGGTTTTGCTCCCTCAAGTTCTGCAAATCCCAGGCCCTCGGGGGACACATGAACCGCCACCGTCAAG AAAGGGAGACAGAACAACTAAACCAGGCTCGTCAGTTGGTTTTCAATAACGATAACCTAGCCGCCCCTCCTCCTCACCTTGG ATGCTGCCATCCGATTCCGCCAGGAGGGTATCATCATCCGGCTGCTACAGGTAACAACATTGGTGGTGCTGATCCAACATTACCTCTCAGATTCCCACCAAGAATGTTTTCTGCCTCTTCATCAAACACCCTTATACCACCGCCACTGCCACCGCAGGGAGGTGTACAAGTACAACCCCCTCAACCCTACTTATATCCGTCTCCGTCACGGTCCAGGCCCTTCCCTACTTCTTCGCACTACCCTCATCATCAAGTCAATGACTATTATGTTGGACATGTTCTTATCAACAACACTACTCGTACTCCTTCATACGGGCATCCAAATGTGAACTACGGAGTGGCACCAGCGGAGTCCACCAACTACACTTGCATTGGAGCGCCTGTGGGAGCAGGAggcggtggaggtggaggtggaggtggtggtggtggtggtggtggtagagaCGGATCGCTGCACGTGAATCAAGAAGAAGCATTGAATTGGAGCAGGAGCTACGCAGGGACTCCTCCTTCGATCAATCGATTTCAACATGGCTCctaa
- the LOC137732464 gene encoding large ribosomal subunit protein uL15c, giving the protein MASSLLFLPPTPPLSFPSSSFKGNARNLGQKLCSIPSVKVTGATERRPLVIVNKAASSTVGASVGNVRFRLDNLGPQPGSRKKGKRKGRGIAAGQGNSCGFGMRGQKSRSGPGVRPGFEGGQMPLYRRLPKLKGIAGGMSAGLPKYVPVNLKDIEAAGFREGEEVSLQTLKNKGLINPSGRERKLPLKILGDGELSVKLDIKARAFSAAAKEKLEAAGCNLTVLPGRKKWVKPSVAKNLARADEYFAKKRAAAATTAATESVSA; this is encoded by the exons ATGGCGTCGTCCCTGCTCTTTCTTCCACCAACCCCACCTCTCAgcttcccttcttcttctttcaag GGAAATGCGAGAAACTTGGGGCAAAAACTGTGTAGCATTCCCTCCGTCAAGGTGACCGGAGCTACAGAAAGAAGACCACTGGTGATTGTGAACAAGGCGGCGTCGTCCACGGTCGGGGCTTCGGTCGGCAATGTACGGTTCAGGCTGGATAATTTGGGCCCTCAACCCGGGTCCAGAAAAAAGGGCAAGAGAAAGGGAAGAGGTATAGCAGCCGGGCAAGGGAACAGCTGCGGGTTCGGTATGCGGGGACAGAAGTCTCGGTCCGGACCAGGCGTCCGCCCCGGATTTGAAGGCGGTCAGATGCCGCTTTACCGTCGACTTCCCAAACTGAAGGGAATTGCTGGAG GTATGAGTGCTGGGCTGCCCAAGTATGTCCCTGTTAACTTGAAAGACATAGAAGCCGCGGGGTTTCGAGAAGGCGAAGAAGTGTCGTTGCAAACTTTGAAGAACAAGGGCTTGATCAACCCATCCGGAAGAGAGCGGAAACTCCCTTTGAag ATTCTTGGTGATGGGGAGCTGAGTGTGAAGCTGGATATAAAGGCTCGTGCCTTCTCAGCAGCAGCGAAGGAGAAACTTGAGGCTGCTGGCTGCAACCTCACTGTATTGCCTGGTAGGAAGAAGTGGGTAAAGCCATCAGTTGCCAAGAACCTTGCACGTGCTGATGAATACTTCGCCAAGAAACGAGCTGCTGCTGCAACAACTGCTGCAACTGAATCTGTATCTGCATAG